A part of Entelurus aequoreus isolate RoL-2023_Sb linkage group LG10, RoL_Eaeq_v1.1, whole genome shotgun sequence genomic DNA contains:
- the LOC133659182 gene encoding olfactory receptor 8A1-like: MYFVILLTLYILILCTNGTIICLIWIHRNLHEPMYIFIAALSLNSLLFSTVIYPKLFIDVLSQKQIISHSTLSNYHGKKNCYCALDCGLVFTCIFFDVIITSLDSHHPKHLRFIITLQILVYNPLFNPIIYGVKMKEIWKYIQRLFYQLVNKRI, from the exons ATGTACTTTGTCATCTTGTTGACATTATATATTCTCATCCTCTGCACTAACGGCACCATTATATGTCTAATCTGGATCCACAGGAACCTTCATGAGCCTATGTACATTTTCATTGCTGCTTTGTCACTCAACTCTCTTTTGTTTAGCACTGTTATCTACCCTAAACTTTTCATTGATGTTTTGTCTCAAAAACAGATAATTTCTCATTCTACTT TATCCAACTATCATGGGAAAAAGAACTGTTATTGTGCTCTTGACTGTGGCCTGGTCTTTACCTGCAT TTTCTTTGATGTAATCATAACGAGTTTGGACTCACATCATCCAAAACATTTACGTTTTATAATAACTTTACAAATACTTGTGTATAATCCTCTGTTTAATCCAATTATTTATGGAGTGAAAATGAAAGAAATCTGGAAATACATCCAGAGATTGTTTTATCAACTGGTGAACAAAAGAATATGA